In Desulfuromonas sp., the genomic stretch TCTCGCCGAAGATGATCGAGATCGCCCGGCGCAAGTCGGCTGAAGCGAACATCGACAATGTCAACTTCAGCGTTGCTTCGATCGAGCAGTTCGAGCCGGCCGATGAAGGCTACGATGTCGTGCTCGGCCTCAGCATCCTCCACCTGGTTGCCGACAAGGAAGAGATCATCGGCCGGGTCTACCGCATGCTCAAACCGGGCGGGGTTTTCGTCACCAGCACTGCCTGCATCGGTGACGCCCAACGTTATCTCCGGTTCATGGTGCCGCTCGGACGCCTGCTCGGCCTGATGCCGCTGGTCAAGGTCTTCACCACCGACAAGCTGGTCAAGGCGATGACGGATGGCGGCTTTGCCATTGATCAGCAATGGAGTCCGGGTGAAAACAAGGCGGTCTTTATCGTGGCACGGAAAACCGAACAGGAATGACCTTCCGGCTTCGGATCCCCTGTATTCAACAACATTGGTCCGGTTGGATTTAGACCCATCCCCCGACCACCCCGTTTCGGCGTCTTGGGACTTGTTTGCCTGTTGCCGGTCTGTCATCAGCGGGCAAAAGCTCTATAAATCTTTTGGTGCTGAGCCGGTTTATAAAGTATATTGTTATTAATGTTGTGATAGAGGAGATGACCAATGGCAGAGAAAATTTGTCAATATTATCTCGACTGCGACTTTTTTAAACGATTCAATCCTGATCTGTCGAGTAAGGACAAGGTGACCGCGTTTCACGAGATTGTCGATGTCTACTGTTTTGGCAAGTTGAGGACCAAGTGCTATCGCTATATCTATCGCGAAGCGAGCGGCCGCCCCCTCGAGGAAGAGATCGCGCCAAACGGAAAACGCTACTCGATCGTCCCTAAAGCCAAATTGTCCTGAACCGGCCTGGTTTTTCAGGCCGGCCTGTTCAGCTGCTCCGGCCCGGTCCGCATCTGCAGACCTTCATCCGCTCGCCTCAAGGCTGAAGCGCGTGTTCCGGCTCTGAGCCGGGTCTCAACCTCGATCAGCGCCGCTACCTGTTGATGGGCCGCATTTCATATCATCCTGGGTGCTGGTTTTTCCCTTTCCGATCAGATAAGCTGTTCCCCATCGATCTTCTTTCCTGAAAGTGTGGCTATGACCTTTACCCTTGCTCTCGCCCTTGCGGCGCTGCTGGTCAATATCGTCGTCGGCATCGACCTGATCCGCGGCAACCGGATGATCCGTTCCCTGCAGGCGGTTGAGCCGGTACTCCCTGCCCACATCCCGCGGGTCAGCGTCATCGTGCCGGCGCGCAACGAGGAGCGCAACATCGGCGCGGCCCTCGCCGCCATGCAGCAGCTCGATTATCCCGACCTTGAACTGATCCTGGTGAATGATCGTTCCGACGATGCCACCGCTTCGATCATGGATGCGATCGCCAAGGATGATCCGCGGATGCAGGTGGTGCATGTCACCGAGTTGCCGGCCGGCTGGCTCGGCAAGAACAACGCCCTCTGGCTCGGCGCAGCGCGGGCGAGCGGCGAGCTGCTGCTCTTCACCGACGCCGATATCGTGATGGCGCCGTCGCTGATCAGACGGGCGGTCGCCTACCTGGTTTCCGAAAAGGTCGATCATCTCGTGGTGACGCCGCGTATGGAGATGCCGGGCCGCCTGCTGCCGATGTTCGGTCTCACCTTCATGCTCGTGTTCGCCATGTTCACCCGGCCGTGGAAGGCGCGTGATCCGAAAAGCAGGGCCCATATCGGTATCGGCGCTTTCAACCTGGTTCGCGCCGAAAGCTACCGCGCCTGCGGCGGCCATGAAGCGATCCGTCTGCGCCCGGATGACGACCTCAAGCTCGGCAAACTGATCAAGAAAAACGGCTTTGCCCAGGATATTGTCGCCGGCCCCGACTTCATGTCGGTCGAGTGGTACAGCACGGTCGGCGAGGTCGTACGCGGCCTCGAGAAGAACACGTTCGCCGGGGTCGATTATCGGCTCTGGATGGCCGCTGGCGGCGTGATCGTCCTCTTCCTCTTGCTGCTCTGGCCTTTCTTGGCGCTGCTCTTTACCGTCGGCGCAACCCGCTACCTTAACCTGCTGATCGTCGCCATCATTGTTCTGCTGTTGATCAATTGCGCCGATGCCAACAAGCTCAGCCGCTGGTACGTTATCGGCTTCCCGCTCGCCCTGGCGCTCTTTATCTGGATCCTTATCCGTACCACCACTCTCAACCTGGTGCAGGGCGGTATTACCTGGCGCGGGACCTTTTATCGACTTGCAGAGCTTAAGGGGAACAGAATTTGACAGGTTCTATTCGTGACCGTATGGTTGTGACCTGGTCGGGGGAGTCAATGAATTGATGAACCGGCGACCCGGTCAGGCATGAGATGACCAACGGTTTTTTACAGGAGCTAGCATGTCTTCAGCATTAAACAGGTGCCACGATGCATTGATCCGGAACGGCTTCGATGTTTACCTCGCCGCCTCCCGGGAAGAGGCGAAGCAGATTTTTTTCGAGCAGATCTTTCCGGATTTCAGGAACGACCTGATCTCCTGGGCCGATTCATTGACCATTGAAGCGACCGGCGTGCTCGAGGATCTGCTCGCTAATCCCGGGCTCAACATGATCAAAACCTTCGATCCCGAAGCAGGAGGACGCGAGATCGTCGAGCGCCGCTGTCAGGCCCTGCTCGCCGACCTCTTCCTCACCGGCTCCAACGCCGTCACCGAGTGCGGCAAGTTGGTCAGCCTCGATATGATCGGCAACCGCACCGCGGCGATCGCCTTCGGGCCGAAGAACGTCGTGCAGTTCATCGGCCGCAACAAGATTGTACCCGATCTCGAGGCGGCGATGGCGCGGGTCAAGAACATCGCGGCGCCAATAAACGCCAAACGGCACAATATGGCCACCCCCTGTGTCAAGACCGGCCGCTGCCACGACTGCAGCTCGCCGCAGCGGATCTGCACCACCTGGACGATCATGGACAAGTGTTACCCGAAGGGGCGGATCAGGGTGGTGCTGATTGACGAAGAGTTGGGGCTGTAAAAAACAGACGTTTCCCTGTTGCGACAGCGAAAATGTGAAATGTCAAATGTGAAGATCTGACCCCGGAGGAGATTATTGGGTATTCTTGACAGCCTCAGCCGGTAAACGTATGATGACGCTTGGTTTCCAGGGACTGTTCCTCCGTGGACTTTCCCCGGTATGGGGGGGTAATGAAGTGGTTCTGTTTTGCCCGTAAAAGATAATCGTAAATCAAACCGCCCGATCGGTCATGTGCCGATGGGCGGTTTTTGTTTGGTTGTATGGTTACCATTAACATGGTGAGTCTTTCCATTCTTATCCTTGAGGGAGCTTATGAAATTCATAGTCGGGATTATTGGCGCAATTGCCGGCATCTGGCTTTTTTCATCACATAGCCAGTTTCTGGTCGGGGCCGTTCTGGGCGTCATAATGGCTTTGCTTTGTAAACAGGTATTGAATCTCTGGGAACGGATTAATATCCTTGAGCAGCAGATACAAAAGCAATCGGGCGAGGTGGCAAAGACGCAGCCGGCTGTTGAAAGCATTGCGGGAATTCAGCCTGTAGCAGATGAACAGGACGATGCCGGATTTACTTTTGAACCGGAACATGAAGCGGAGTCGGTTGTTTTTTCTGAAGAGCGCATGCCGGAGGAATCAGCCGCCAGCGGCAACATGTTCGAACCGGGCGGGATGGCGGAAGAGCCGTCTGCGGCGGCAAGAATCAATCCCCCGACAGGAGAGCGCTCGGTCCGGGAGGATGCTGCTCATGGTGCCGGCCGGCAGGTTGAATTGTGGAACATTGTTGTCTCTTATTTCACGGGGGGCAATGTTGTGGTCAGGGCTGGCGTGGTCGTGCTGTTTTTTGGTGTTGCCTTTTTGCTCAAGTATTCAGCCGAGCGCAACCTGATTCCAATTGAATTTCGCCTGCTCGCTGTTGCCGCTGGCGCGATAGCCCTGCTGCTATTTGGGTGGCGTCTGCGGATGAAGCGTACCGGCTATGCGTTGATTTTGCAGGGTGGGGCTATCGGCATTCTTTATCTGACTATTTTTTCGGCCTTACGCCTCTATCATCTCCTGCCGGTAGGCCTGGCAATGGCCCTGCTGGTCGGGATGTCGATCTTCTCAGCCGCGCTGGCAATTCTGCAGGATGCCCGAGCGCTGGCGGTCATCGGTGTGCTGGGTGGTTTTCTTGCGCCAATCCTGACCTCGACCGGGTCCGGTAATCATGTCATGTTGTTCAGTTATTATGCCCTGCTCAATGCGGGGATTGTCTTGATTGCCAGATATCGTTCCTGGCGTGAACTGAATTTGCTAGGTTTTGTCTTCACTTTCGGAATTGGAACCCTGTGGGGGAGTCAAAATTACTCGGCCGAATTATTTGCTTCAACAGAACCTTTCCTGCTGTTGTTTTTCCTGTTTTATCTCAGCATAGGGATTCTTTTTGCCAGAAACCTGCCACTGCCACAGAAAGGTTTTATTGATGGCACCATGGTTTTTGGTACACCGATCGTCTGCTTTGCCATGCAGTCCGTTCTGGTTAAGCCGTATGAATATGGATTGGCCTGGTCGGCGTTGTCCCTGGGTCTGCTTTATTCCGGATTGGCGTGGGGGCTGTACAAAAAAGGCAGTGATGCCATGCGGACCATGGTCGAGTCGTTCTTGGCGATGGGAGTGATCTTCGGGACGATTGCAATTCCGTTAGCGCTCGACGGACGTTGGACGGCTACCGCCTGGGCCCTTGAAGGCTCGGCAATTATCTGGATTGCCATCAAACAGAAGCGCTGGATGCCGAGGGTCTTCGGCCTGATCCTCCAACCGCTGGCCGGGCTCGCCTTTCTGGGCGCGGTCGATCAGCCGGCGGCCCAGATTTATGTGCTCAACAGTTTTTACCTCGGGTGCCTGGTCCTTTCGTTTGCCGGTTTGTTCAGCGGTTTTTGTCTGAACCGGAGCCGGGAATCAATCGCAAGTGCTCAGCTTGAAAGCAGGCTTATGCTGTTTTGGGGTTTGCTGTGGTGGTTCGGTGCCGGTGTGAACGAAATCGTTTCTTTCAGCACGTATACCCACCAATGGGTTTTGCTCCTTTGTTTTGTCACCATTTCAAGTGTTATTGCCTTCGTCTTCGGGCGCAAGCTGTCTTGGCCCGATTTGAGTCAGGTTTACCTCGGGTTGTTCGGTGTTATGTTGGTCGCTGCCGGCTATGTTTTGCTTGAGTTTCACAGTCATCCCTCGATTCATGGCGGATTTATTGCCTGGCCGCTTGCTTTTGCCGGGCACTACTGGTTGCTTTATCAGGATAATGACGGCCCCTTTGCGCACTGGCATGATTATCTGCACGTCGGGCTCTTCCTGCTGCTGGTTGGCCTCTGTACCTGGGAAGCAACCTGGTGGGCTGATCACCTCGTGCGCGGAAGCGGGGTCTGGTCGCTGGTTGTTCTAGGCATGGTTCCGGCGCTGTTCATGTTTGCCTTGTGTAAATTCTGGGACAAAATGACCTGGCCACTGCTCGGTCGACAGAAGGCGTACCTCTACCATGCATTACTGCCGGTTGCTGCTTATCTCTGGCTCGGTTTGATCCTGACCAATCTGAT encodes the following:
- a CDS encoding lactate utilization protein, giving the protein MSSALNRCHDALIRNGFDVYLAASREEAKQIFFEQIFPDFRNDLISWADSLTIEATGVLEDLLANPGLNMIKTFDPEAGGREIVERRCQALLADLFLTGSNAVTECGKLVSLDMIGNRTAAIAFGPKNVVQFIGRNKIVPDLEAAMARVKNIAAPINAKRHNMATPCVKTGRCHDCSSPQRICTTWTIMDKCYPKGRIRVVLIDEELGL
- a CDS encoding DUF2339 domain-containing protein produces the protein MKFIVGIIGAIAGIWLFSSHSQFLVGAVLGVIMALLCKQVLNLWERINILEQQIQKQSGEVAKTQPAVESIAGIQPVADEQDDAGFTFEPEHEAESVVFSEERMPEESAASGNMFEPGGMAEEPSAAARINPPTGERSVREDAAHGAGRQVELWNIVVSYFTGGNVVVRAGVVVLFFGVAFLLKYSAERNLIPIEFRLLAVAAGAIALLLFGWRLRMKRTGYALILQGGAIGILYLTIFSALRLYHLLPVGLAMALLVGMSIFSAALAILQDARALAVIGVLGGFLAPILTSTGSGNHVMLFSYYALLNAGIVLIARYRSWRELNLLGFVFTFGIGTLWGSQNYSAELFASTEPFLLLFFLFYLSIGILFARNLPLPQKGFIDGTMVFGTPIVCFAMQSVLVKPYEYGLAWSALSLGLLYSGLAWGLYKKGSDAMRTMVESFLAMGVIFGTIAIPLALDGRWTATAWALEGSAIIWIAIKQKRWMPRVFGLILQPLAGLAFLGAVDQPAAQIYVLNSFYLGCLVLSFAGLFSGFCLNRSRESIASAQLESRLMLFWGLLWWFGAGVNEIVSFSTYTHQWVLLLCFVTISSVIAFVFGRKLSWPDLSQVYLGLFGVMLVAAGYVLLEFHSHPSIHGGFIAWPLAFAGHYWLLYQDNDGPFAHWHDYLHVGLFLLLVGLCTWEATWWADHLVRGSGVWSLVVLGMVPALFMFALCKFWDKMTWPLLGRQKAYLYHALLPVAAYLWLGLILTNLMSKGDPWPLPYLPFLNPFDLVQICVMLALAWWVVVLDQHLGIRLIGLERRQLIVIASATVFFWLNAVLIRTLHHWGGVSFDLKSMIASDLVQTSVSIFWTLTAMLIMLWGTSRKIRPIWMVGAGLIGVVIVKLFIFDLAHTSTIERIISFIVVGLLCLAIGYKAPLPARAVEKAGVECE
- a CDS encoding SAM-dependent methyltransferase yields the protein MTSSAEFWDRIAERYARKPVADEETYQRKLAITRDYLQPEMELFEFGCGTGSTAIAHAPYVRRIEAIDISPKMIEIARRKSAEANIDNVNFSVASIEQFEPADEGYDVVLGLSILHLVADKEEIIGRVYRMLKPGGVFVTSTACIGDAQRYLRFMVPLGRLLGLMPLVKVFTTDKLVKAMTDGGFAIDQQWSPGENKAVFIVARKTEQE
- a CDS encoding glycosyl transferase → MTFTLALALAALLVNIVVGIDLIRGNRMIRSLQAVEPVLPAHIPRVSVIVPARNEERNIGAALAAMQQLDYPDLELILVNDRSDDATASIMDAIAKDDPRMQVVHVTELPAGWLGKNNALWLGAARASGELLLFTDADIVMAPSLIRRAVAYLVSEKVDHLVVTPRMEMPGRLLPMFGLTFMLVFAMFTRPWKARDPKSRAHIGIGAFNLVRAESYRACGGHEAIRLRPDDDLKLGKLIKKNGFAQDIVAGPDFMSVEWYSTVGEVVRGLEKNTFAGVDYRLWMAAGGVIVLFLLLLWPFLALLFTVGATRYLNLLIVAIIVLLLINCADANKLSRWYVIGFPLALALFIWILIRTTTLNLVQGGITWRGTFYRLAELKGNRI